From one Bacteroides fragilis NCTC 9343 genomic stretch:
- a CDS encoding SusC/RagA family TonB-linked outer membrane protein produces MKLSAIMLFVFASMAFAAKGYSQSVRVTLNVNNSSLQKVLDEIEKQSEFHFFYNNKQVDISRNVTIKSNQKEISQVLNQLFAGTNIGYKILENSIILSPKQILETTAAQQQTTKKIKGLVTDETGSPVIGANIKEKETGNGTITDINGNFSLSVGTKSTIIISYIGYITKEVPVGNNTSLTVQLAENTKQLDEVVVTALGIKREEKALGYAVQKVDGDKLAAVKTVNVATSLTGKIAGLNVKNSTEFNTSPSLSLRASAPLLVIDGVPYGNVGLNDIAADDIESVDVLKGATASALYGARGGAGAVMITTKKGKEEGLNVTVNSSTMFAAGYLRKPEVQTSYSSGSQGTYSTGGYVWGDKLDIGRTALQYDPYTHEWVDMPLVSKGKNNLKNFQELSMVTNNNVSVSQKGKYGSVRTSLTHVYNKGQYPNQKLNKITYSVSGDMKWKKFSFDGGLTYNKRFYPNDMGAGYGGSGFLYNLLVWSGAEYDIRDYKNYWIKQDEQQNWMDTKWYDNPYFIANEIVRSSDYDLINGYLSANYDFTPWLNLSLRSGLDSYSQKKEWRNAVSAVGGWHKQGYYGLQRLGGYSLNNDLILSADHKFGDFNVDGFIGGNVYYWKSDNILGETQNGLKIPGYYSLKSSIDPVKTTSGITKKLVTSVYAKASVSWKSTLFLDVTGRNDWSSSLPSETRSYFYPSVAGSVVLSQFIPMPEVIDFWKVRGAWTQTKSDLGVYDTNNTYSVSTDLWNGESAAYYPTSIRGVAVKPSATRSYEIGTAIHMFKNRLKLDFTYYNKLYYNLTRSAGISNSSGFTSTLINIDEEYVGRGVELTLSGDIIRTRDLKWESSFNWSRDRWYYTKIDPVYSTQKPWVAVGKRWDWYGIYDWERDSQGNLVNYNGYPKQSDYQSVIGYEYPDWIWGWTNTVTYKNFTLSFTLDGRVGGMAHSKTNQAMWNSGAHIDSDNQWRYDEVVNKKTNFVGSGVKVVSGSVDYDSNGKIIHDNRVFAPNDVQVSYESYMKSTNPYIGTVTRQNVFDETFFKLRDLSLSYQMPKSVCDKLHMKGLTLAFVGQNLFVWTKEFRFTDPDSDSDNLSSPSTRYLGFNVKLDF; encoded by the coding sequence ATGAAACTATCAGCAATAATGTTGTTTGTCTTTGCCAGCATGGCATTTGCGGCTAAAGGTTATAGCCAGTCAGTACGTGTGACTTTAAATGTCAACAACAGTAGTCTTCAGAAAGTGCTGGATGAAATAGAAAAGCAGTCGGAGTTTCACTTCTTCTATAACAACAAGCAAGTGGATATCTCCCGGAATGTGACTATCAAAAGTAACCAGAAAGAGATCAGTCAGGTTCTGAACCAATTGTTTGCCGGAACGAATATCGGGTATAAGATATTGGAGAACAGCATAATCCTGTCTCCAAAACAGATTTTGGAAACAACCGCTGCACAACAGCAGACCACTAAAAAGATAAAGGGGCTGGTGACTGATGAAACCGGGTCGCCCGTTATCGGAGCCAATATTAAGGAGAAAGAAACCGGAAACGGAACGATTACCGACATCAACGGTAATTTCAGCCTTTCTGTAGGAACTAAGAGTACGATTATCATTTCATATATCGGATATATCACTAAAGAAGTTCCGGTAGGTAATAATACCTCACTTACTGTCCAGTTGGCCGAAAATACGAAACAACTCGACGAAGTTGTGGTGACGGCCTTGGGTATCAAGCGCGAGGAAAAAGCTCTGGGCTATGCCGTGCAAAAGGTAGACGGTGACAAACTGGCTGCTGTCAAGACCGTGAATGTAGCTACATCGCTGACCGGTAAGATTGCCGGATTGAATGTAAAAAACAGTACGGAGTTCAATACTTCACCTTCACTTTCGTTGCGTGCATCTGCTCCTTTGCTGGTTATCGACGGAGTGCCTTATGGTAACGTAGGATTAAATGATATAGCTGCTGATGATATCGAGTCGGTCGATGTCTTGAAAGGAGCTACGGCTTCGGCCCTGTATGGTGCACGTGGAGGAGCCGGTGCGGTGATGATTACTACCAAAAAGGGAAAAGAAGAGGGACTGAATGTGACTGTGAATAGCAGTACGATGTTTGCGGCCGGATATCTGAGAAAGCCGGAAGTGCAAACGTCATACAGTTCCGGATCACAGGGTACCTATTCTACCGGAGGATATGTATGGGGAGATAAGCTGGACATCGGGCGTACGGCATTGCAGTATGATCCGTATACGCACGAATGGGTAGACATGCCTTTGGTATCGAAAGGCAAAAACAATCTGAAGAACTTCCAGGAGTTGAGTATGGTGACAAACAACAATGTAAGTGTCTCTCAGAAAGGTAAATATGGAAGTGTACGCACTTCATTGACCCATGTGTATAATAAAGGACAGTATCCGAACCAGAAACTGAATAAGATCACTTATTCGGTGTCGGGTGATATGAAGTGGAAGAAATTCTCTTTTGACGGAGGATTGACTTATAATAAGCGCTTTTATCCCAATGACATGGGAGCCGGATACGGTGGTAGCGGATTCCTTTATAACCTGTTGGTGTGGTCGGGTGCCGAATATGATATACGCGACTATAAGAACTACTGGATCAAGCAGGACGAACAGCAGAACTGGATGGATACCAAGTGGTATGACAACCCTTATTTCATAGCAAATGAAATTGTCCGTTCGAGTGATTACGATTTGATTAACGGATATCTTTCTGCCAACTATGATTTTACTCCCTGGTTGAACCTGTCACTGCGTTCGGGTCTGGATTCATACTCGCAGAAGAAAGAGTGGCGGAATGCCGTCAGTGCCGTAGGTGGCTGGCATAAACAAGGTTATTACGGGCTGCAACGTTTAGGAGGATACAGCTTAAACAATGACCTGATCTTGTCTGCCGATCACAAATTCGGTGATTTTAATGTCGATGGTTTTATTGGTGGAAACGTTTATTATTGGAAGAGTGACAATATCCTGGGCGAAACGCAGAATGGGTTGAAAATTCCGGGGTATTATTCATTGAAGTCATCGATTGATCCGGTGAAGACAACCAGCGGTATTACCAAAAAACTGGTGACCAGTGTATATGCCAAAGCCTCTGTTTCCTGGAAAAGTACACTGTTTCTGGATGTGACAGGACGTAATGACTGGTCTTCTTCATTGCCGTCGGAGACACGTTCTTATTTCTATCCTTCTGTAGCCGGTAGTGTGGTTCTTTCACAGTTCATCCCAATGCCCGAAGTGATTGACTTCTGGAAAGTGAGGGGGGCATGGACGCAGACCAAGAGTGACTTGGGAGTATACGATACCAACAATACTTACAGTGTTTCTACCGATTTGTGGAACGGTGAGAGCGCCGCATATTATCCGACATCTATCCGTGGTGTAGCGGTGAAACCCTCGGCCACGCGTTCTTATGAAATCGGTACGGCAATTCACATGTTTAAGAATCGCCTGAAACTGGATTTTACATATTATAATAAACTCTATTACAACTTGACCCGCAGTGCAGGTATCAGTAACTCTTCCGGATTTACGTCTACATTGATCAATATAGATGAAGAATATGTGGGACGGGGAGTAGAGTTGACTTTATCGGGCGATATTATCAGGACGAGAGACCTGAAATGGGAGTCGTCCTTCAACTGGTCGCGTGACCGTTGGTATTATACCAAAATAGACCCGGTGTATTCTACACAAAAACCTTGGGTAGCCGTCGGGAAACGTTGGGACTGGTACGGTATTTACGATTGGGAGCGTGATTCACAGGGAAATTTAGTTAATTATAATGGTTATCCCAAACAGAGCGACTACCAGTCGGTTATCGGCTATGAATATCCCGATTGGATATGGGGCTGGACCAATACGGTAACCTATAAGAACTTTACTCTTTCTTTTACACTTGACGGACGAGTAGGAGGTATGGCACATTCGAAGACCAATCAGGCCATGTGGAATTCGGGAGCACATATCGACTCGGACAACCAGTGGCGGTATGACGAGGTAGTGAACAAGAAGACCAACTTTGTGGGCAGTGGAGTAAAAGTAGTTTCGGGAAGTGTAGATTATGACTCGAATGGAAAAATCATCCATGACAACCGTGTGTTTGCTCCGAATGATGTACAGGTATCCTACGAATCGTATATGAAGAGTACCAATCCATATATAGGCACCGTCACCCGTCAGAATGTATTTGATGAAACTTTCTTTAAATTGCGTGACCTCTCACTGAGCTATCAAATGCCTAAATCGGTTTGTGACAAGCTTCATATGAAAGGGCTGACACTGGCTTTTGTCGGACAAAACCTGTTTGTCTGGACCAAAGAGTTCCGTTTTACCGATCCCGACAGTGACTCGGATAACCTGAGCTCTCCTTCCACCCGTTATTTAGGTTTTAATGTAAAATTGGATTTTTAA
- a CDS encoding RNA polymerase sigma-70 factor, with protein sequence MKPNRTKEDILLLSQLQQGDKKAFNTLFRRYYPILCAYAHRFVDLEDAEEIVQDVMLWLWENREILLIESSLSQYLLKMIYHRSLNRIAQKEVKYRADTLFYEKSQAMIYDVDFYQIEELTKRIHTAIAELPESYREAFIMHRFRDMSYKEIAQTLNTSTKTVDYRIQQALKLLRKELKEFLSFALIFLAA encoded by the coding sequence ATGAAGCCGAATCGGACAAAAGAAGACATTTTACTGCTTTCCCAACTTCAGCAAGGAGATAAAAAAGCCTTCAATACTTTGTTCAGAAGGTATTATCCGATATTATGCGCTTATGCCCACCGTTTTGTAGACTTGGAAGATGCGGAAGAAATAGTTCAGGATGTAATGTTGTGGTTATGGGAGAATCGAGAAATCTTATTGATAGAATCATCCCTTAGTCAATACCTGTTGAAAATGATATATCACCGTTCATTAAACCGCATCGCACAAAAGGAGGTAAAGTATCGTGCCGATACATTATTTTATGAGAAAAGCCAGGCAATGATTTATGACGTGGATTTCTATCAGATTGAGGAGTTGACCAAACGGATTCACACCGCGATAGCGGAGTTACCGGAATCTTACCGGGAAGCGTTTATCATGCACCGGTTCAGAGATATGAGCTACAAAGAAATCGCACAAACTCTTAACACCTCTACCAAAACAGTAGATTACCGCATACAACAGGCACTAAAATTATTACGTAAAGAACTCAAAGAGTTCCTGTCGTTCGCCTTGATATTTCTGGCAGCGTAA
- a CDS encoding endonuclease/exonuclease/phosphatase family protein, with protein MLRYSLLNITLWLFAVMAYGKGSELKVLQMNIWQEGTMVKGGFEAIADEVARLEPDIVLFSEVRNYHGKQFISRILQALEERGKKYYGENSKLDVGILSKYKIEEQAPNCPLEDDAGSVLKARIRINGRDVVVYSAHLDYTHYACYLPRGYSGVTWKKLDAPVLDAVAIEKANNESMRDEAICHVIEDARKEKGNIILLGGDFNEPSHLDWKENTKNLWDHNGTVVRWDCSVLLENAGFKDAYRTKYPNPVTHPGFTFPSDNEGVPVQKLSWAPDADERDRIDFIYFMPDRKLKLKDVSVVGPSKSIVRSERVEESGKDSFITPLGVWPTDHKAVMATFSLK; from the coding sequence ATGTTAAGATATAGTTTATTAAATATAACTTTATGGCTGTTTGCCGTAATGGCCTATGGCAAAGGGAGCGAACTCAAAGTGCTCCAAATGAATATCTGGCAGGAGGGCACCATGGTGAAAGGGGGCTTTGAAGCCATAGCGGATGAAGTGGCCCGCCTGGAACCGGATATTGTGTTATTCAGTGAGGTGAGAAATTATCATGGGAAACAATTCATTTCGCGTATATTGCAGGCTTTGGAAGAGCGTGGAAAGAAGTATTATGGTGAAAACAGTAAGTTGGATGTAGGTATTTTATCAAAATATAAGATTGAAGAACAAGCCCCTAATTGCCCTTTGGAAGATGATGCCGGTTCGGTGCTGAAAGCCCGTATTCGTATTAACGGAAGAGATGTGGTTGTTTATTCTGCCCATCTGGATTATACGCATTATGCTTGTTATTTGCCGAGAGGCTATAGCGGGGTTACCTGGAAAAAACTGGATGCTCCGGTGCTGGATGCGGTAGCCATTGAAAAGGCTAATAATGAATCTATGCGTGATGAAGCTATTTGCCATGTCATAGAAGATGCCCGAAAGGAAAAAGGAAATATCATTTTGCTGGGAGGTGATTTCAACGAACCTTCACATCTGGATTGGAAAGAAAATACAAAGAATTTGTGGGATCATAATGGGACGGTAGTTCGGTGGGATTGCTCCGTATTACTTGAAAATGCCGGATTTAAAGATGCTTACCGGACGAAATACCCTAATCCGGTTACACATCCGGGCTTTACATTCCCGTCTGATAATGAAGGAGTGCCGGTGCAGAAACTGTCGTGGGCACCCGATGCTGACGAACGGGATCGTATCGACTTTATTTATTTCATGCCGGACAGGAAATTGAAATTAAAAGATGTATCGGTGGTAGGTCCTTCAAAATCGATCGTCCGTAGTGAACGTGTGGAGGAGAGTGGTAAAGATTCGTTTATAACTCCGCTAGGCGTATGGCCGACAGACCATAAAGCCGTAATGGCTACTTTTTCCCTGAAATAA
- a CDS encoding metallophosphoesterase: MNRKNYLLAFILCVQTLFVSAQVYPVRAKLTDEKSFSMILLPDPQSYTKFDANQPLFELQTAWVANSIESLNIKGVLCTGDLVEQNEIRIPDGVNGNQTSEEQWRAASRAFERLDGKLPYVICTGNHDYGYQKAENRLCHFPDYFPAERNSCWRKSLVAVGNNYQGIPTLENAAYEFITDTWGKILVVSLEFAPRDEALAWAKKVVDAPRYKDHKVILLTHSYLAWTGKVIESENYKVTPANYGKAIWDKLVYPAKNICMVICGHECEIADYKDNVSFRIDKNASGKNVPQMMFNAQTADKQWFGNGGDGWLRIMEFMPDGKTIKIKTFSPLFALSPLTCDKSWRTDSYDQFDITIE; the protein is encoded by the coding sequence ATGAACAGGAAAAACTACTTATTAGCTTTCATTCTTTGTGTGCAGACGCTGTTTGTTTCTGCGCAAGTCTATCCGGTCCGCGCAAAGTTGACCGATGAAAAGTCTTTTTCAATGATTCTTTTACCCGATCCGCAGAGTTATACAAAGTTCGATGCCAATCAGCCACTTTTTGAGTTACAGACAGCATGGGTAGCCAATAGCATTGAATCTCTGAATATAAAAGGTGTGCTTTGTACCGGTGATTTGGTGGAGCAAAATGAAATTCGCATTCCGGATGGGGTGAACGGCAACCAGACAAGTGAGGAGCAATGGCGTGCTGCTTCGCGTGCGTTTGAGCGACTGGATGGAAAATTGCCTTATGTGATTTGTACCGGTAATCATGATTATGGATATCAGAAAGCGGAAAATCGTTTGTGTCATTTCCCTGATTACTTTCCTGCGGAGAGAAACTCCTGTTGGCGCAAGAGCCTGGTTGCCGTAGGCAACAATTATCAGGGTATACCGACACTGGAAAATGCTGCCTATGAATTTATAACCGATACCTGGGGCAAAATTCTGGTTGTTTCTCTGGAATTTGCTCCACGTGATGAGGCTTTGGCGTGGGCTAAGAAAGTGGTCGATGCTCCCCGCTATAAAGACCATAAAGTGATATTGCTGACACATTCATATCTGGCATGGACAGGAAAAGTCATTGAAAGCGAGAACTACAAAGTGACTCCTGCCAATTATGGAAAAGCTATTTGGGATAAGTTGGTCTATCCGGCAAAGAATATTTGTATGGTGATTTGCGGTCACGAATGTGAGATTGCCGATTATAAGGATAATGTCAGTTTCCGGATTGATAAAAATGCTTCAGGCAAGAATGTTCCTCAGATGATGTTTAATGCGCAGACTGCCGATAAGCAATGGTTCGGTAACGGTGGAGACGGATGGTTGAGGATTATGGAATTCATGCCTGATGGAAAAACGATTAAAATCAAAACATTCTCTCCTCTCTTTGCACTTTCTCCTCTTACTTGTGATAAATCGTGGAGAACAGATTCTTATGATCAGTTCGACATTACGATAGAGTAA
- a CDS encoding SusD/RagB family nutrient-binding outer membrane lipoprotein: protein MKRINKYISLLLATALLASCDKFDEINTDPDATTKVTSSLLATGLLLDITSSSASKSFIYDELLAKQMAWGESMEDYQYNVFGRSGFGGYTTLINAQKMVESVSDDNVNAYDGLAHFIKAYKIFYMSMEMGDLPYEEALQGELGLVRPKYNTQKEVMNFILSDLETAYELFSTAKDFDGDPILGGSISKWKKATTAFQLKVLMHLSKKESDADLKVKERFARIVASGSLMESNEDNLQMKYADKANTVYPFHNTNTKHAGYAMLSTMLIDKFKATGDIRMFYYAKPAKAKLNEGVTADSWDAYIGTDPSLPFEQIEKAYATEQYSGFNARYTDYPSGEPVVRLGYAEQNFILAEAAVRGWISGDASAYYKKAIRAHMEFIASNTPDEEVYHHGHPITEEAIAAFLETPAIQLSGEKEADIEKILTQRYLASFMQHPYDVYYDYRRTGYPVLPINPATNRNTMNDRLPMRWMYPKSESDYNLEHQNEALERQFGGVDDVNKLMWILQ from the coding sequence ATGAAACGAATTAATAAATACATATCGCTGTTGCTGGCAACCGCTTTGTTGGCGTCTTGTGATAAGTTCGATGAAATCAATACAGATCCCGATGCAACCACTAAGGTGACCTCTTCATTGCTGGCAACCGGATTACTGCTGGACATTACCTCTTCCAGTGCCAGTAAATCCTTTATATACGACGAATTGCTTGCCAAGCAGATGGCATGGGGTGAAAGTATGGAAGATTACCAGTATAATGTCTTCGGGCGTTCCGGTTTTGGCGGGTATACTACCCTGATCAATGCCCAGAAGATGGTCGAATCCGTTTCGGACGATAACGTAAATGCATACGACGGACTGGCACATTTCATCAAGGCCTATAAGATATTTTATATGTCGATGGAGATGGGAGATCTTCCTTATGAAGAAGCTTTGCAAGGCGAATTAGGATTGGTACGTCCTAAGTACAATACCCAGAAGGAAGTGATGAACTTTATTCTGAGCGATCTGGAAACAGCTTATGAACTGTTTTCGACAGCTAAAGATTTTGATGGCGATCCGATCCTGGGAGGAAGTATCAGCAAGTGGAAGAAAGCGACTACGGCTTTTCAACTGAAAGTACTGATGCACCTCTCGAAGAAAGAGAGCGATGCCGACCTGAAGGTGAAGGAACGTTTTGCACGGATCGTAGCATCGGGCAGCCTGATGGAATCGAATGAAGATAATCTGCAGATGAAATATGCGGATAAAGCGAATACAGTGTATCCTTTCCATAACACGAATACCAAGCATGCGGGTTATGCCATGCTGTCTACCATGCTGATTGATAAATTCAAGGCGACAGGAGATATTCGCATGTTCTATTATGCAAAGCCGGCAAAGGCCAAACTTAACGAAGGGGTGACAGCCGACAGTTGGGATGCTTATATCGGTACAGACCCTTCACTGCCTTTCGAGCAGATAGAAAAAGCTTATGCCACTGAACAATACTCCGGATTTAATGCACGTTATACCGATTATCCTTCCGGAGAACCGGTCGTTCGATTAGGATATGCCGAGCAGAATTTTATTCTGGCCGAAGCAGCCGTGCGGGGATGGATTTCGGGAGATGCGTCTGCTTACTATAAAAAGGCGATCAGAGCCCATATGGAGTTTATAGCTTCCAATACTCCGGATGAAGAGGTATATCATCATGGACATCCGATTACAGAGGAAGCGATTGCAGCTTTCCTTGAAACACCCGCTATCCAATTGAGTGGTGAGAAAGAAGCGGATATTGAGAAGATATTGACGCAACGTTATCTGGCTTCGTTCATGCAGCATCCGTATGATGTTTATTATGATTATCGACGTACAGGTTATCCGGTGTTGCCGATTAATCCTGCAACCAACCGTAATACGATGAATGACAGGTTGCCGATGCGCTGGATGTATCCCAAATCAGAGTCCGATTATAACCTGGAACATCAGAACGAGGCTCTTGAACGTCAGTTCGGAGGAGTGGACGATGTAAATAAACTGATGTGGATTTTGCAATAA
- a CDS encoding FecR family protein: MNYEDIDHLLPRYCEGLATEEECRQVESWMEESEDNRKIVDQINTLYIAVDTVNVMRKVDTEKALKKVSSRMIVRKTTWWEWMQRVAAILFIPLSVAFLVQYMHNGKSAVCQMMEIKTNPGMTTSVVLPDSTVVYLNSESSLRYPSVFEGDIRNVELKGEAYFAVAKDLKKKFVVSAPHSSQIEVLGTHFNVEAYEDEPDVSTTLVEGQVCFHFSDKDYLAKKVVMKPGQRLVYSSTNGDVQLYATSCLSETAWKDGKIIFNNTPLDVALRMLEKRFNVTFKLKNARLKTNAFTGTFTEQRLERILEYFKISSKIQWRYLESPDIRDERSIIEVY; encoded by the coding sequence ATGAACTACGAAGATATAGACCATTTACTGCCTCGATATTGTGAAGGACTGGCTACGGAAGAAGAATGCCGGCAGGTGGAAAGCTGGATGGAAGAATCGGAAGATAACCGAAAGATAGTGGATCAAATCAACACTCTTTATATAGCTGTAGATACGGTCAACGTAATGCGTAAGGTGGATACGGAAAAAGCTCTGAAAAAGGTCAGTAGCAGAATGATCGTCAGGAAAACAACTTGGTGGGAGTGGATGCAGCGTGTCGCTGCTATCTTATTTATCCCGTTGTCCGTTGCTTTTCTGGTGCAATATATGCACAATGGGAAATCTGCTGTGTGCCAGATGATGGAAATAAAAACCAACCCGGGGATGACAACCTCGGTGGTATTGCCCGATAGTACGGTTGTCTATCTCAATTCGGAGTCTTCTTTGCGTTATCCTTCTGTTTTTGAAGGCGATATACGAAATGTCGAATTAAAGGGAGAAGCTTATTTTGCGGTAGCGAAGGATTTGAAAAAGAAGTTTGTAGTTTCCGCCCCGCATTCATCGCAGATAGAAGTGCTGGGTACACACTTCAATGTGGAGGCTTATGAAGACGAGCCGGATGTTTCGACAACATTGGTGGAAGGGCAGGTCTGCTTTCATTTTAGTGATAAAGACTATCTGGCCAAGAAAGTGGTTATGAAACCCGGACAAAGGTTGGTCTACAGTTCGACCAATGGTGATGTACAGTTGTACGCAACATCCTGCCTGTCCGAAACCGCCTGGAAAGATGGTAAGATTATATTTAATAACACTCCGTTGGATGTAGCACTGAGGATGCTCGAGAAGCGCTTTAATGTAACATTTAAACTAAAGAATGCCCGTTTGAAGACTAATGCCTTTACAGGCACATTTACTGAACAGCGGTTGGAACGTATTCTGGAGTATTTTAAAATCTCGTCCAAGATACAGTGGAGATATTTGGAAAGTCCTGATATTCGGGATGAACGAAGTATAATAGAAGTTTATTGA